The following coding sequences are from one Pongo abelii isolate AG06213 chromosome 3, NHGRI_mPonAbe1-v2.0_pri, whole genome shotgun sequence window:
- the MGARP gene encoding protein MGARP: protein MYLRRAVCKTLALPLRAPPNPAPLGKDASLRRMSSNRFPGSSGSNMIYYLVVGVTVSAGGYYAYKTVTSDQAKHTEHKTNLKEKTKAEIQPFQGEKENVAETEKASSEAPEELVVEAEVVDAEEIPSATVVVIKEASACPGHVEAAPETTAVSAETGPEVTDAAERETAEVNPETTPEVTNAALDEAVAIDNDKDTTENESSDEYAELEEENSPAESESSAGNDLQEEASVGSETASAQG from the exons ATGTATCTCCGCAGGGCGGTCTGCAAGACCCTGGCGCTGCCGCTGAGGGCGCCCCCCAACCCCGCGCCGCTCGGAAAGGACG CATCTCTGCGCCGGATGTCATCTAACAGATTCCCTGGATCATCTGGATCAAATATGATTTATTATCTGGTTGTAGGCGTCACAGTCAGTGCTGGTGGATATTAT GCTTACAAGACAGTTACGTCAGACCAAGCCAAACACACAGAacataaaacaaatttgaaagaaaaaacaaaagcagagataCAGCCATTTCAAG GTGAAAAGGAGAATGTTGCGGAAACTGAGAAAGCAAGTTCAGAAGCCCCAGAAGAACTTGTAGTGGAAGCTGAGGTGGTAGATGCTGAAGAAATTCCCAGTGCTACAGTTGTGGTCATAAAAGAGGCATCTGCCTGTCCAGGTCACGTGGAGGCTGCTCCGGAGACCACAGCAGTCAGTGCTGAAACTGGGCCAGAGGTCACAGATGCAGCGGAGAGGGAAACCGCGGAAGTAAACCCTGAAACAACCCCAGAGGTTACAAATGCTGCCCTGGATGAAGCTGTCGCCATCGATAATGATAAAGATACAACAGAGAACGAAAGCTCTGATGAATATGCTGAACTAGAAGAAGAAAATTCTCCAGCTGAGTCAGAGTCCTCTGCTGGAAATGATTTGCAGGAGGAAGCCAGTGTTGGCTCTGAGACTGCTTCGGCTCAAGGCTAA